Proteins from a genomic interval of Crassostrea angulata isolate pt1a10 chromosome 7, ASM2561291v2, whole genome shotgun sequence:
- the LOC128192108 gene encoding uncharacterized protein LOC128192108: protein MNLVCIILLCVVSGAVMVNGETTYCHSDNNCSDSDCEDGLTYRCVFNNHRSLGTCQCVECFVNSDCSSCHHHLHEYCSGHQHTCHCYECTRDSHCQSCPEGQTGKCHRNHYDHRLHCHCEASPTTTTTTSTTTTTTTTTTTTTQQPLVKLECSHQKISVIESIAENLHVEDSRAELCPGTTKHQTSEAFVINKCNSTARSSWSKGEQVKMECSKNTISPYTPISTFFVNGDNMAAFFIGCTATADGENTGLTIAVQTCLYAPMVMQLNETTTPKMSDFYTILL from the exons ATGAACTTGGTGTGCATTATTCTTTTGTGTGTGGTTTcag GTGCCGTGATGGTGAATGGAGAGACGACCTATTGCCACAGTGACAATAATTGTAGCGACTCAGATTGTGAAGATGGGTTGACCTATCGATGTGTTTTTAATAATCACAGGTCGCTCGGCACATGTCAGTGCGTAG AGTGTTTTGTTAACAGTGACTGTTCCTCTTGCCATCACCACCTTCATGAATATTGTTCTGGACATCAACACACCTGTCACTGTTACG AATGTACCCGTGACAGTCACTGTCAGAGCTGTCCTGAAGGGCAGACGGGTAAATGCCATCGAAATCACTACGACCACAGATTGCACTGCCATTGTGAAG cctctccaacaacaacaactactacttctactactactactactactaccactactactacaaCTACCCAACAGCCACTGGTAAAACTAGAATGCAGCCACCAGAAGATCAGCGTCATCGAGTCCATCGCAGAGAATCTTCACGTAGAGGACAGCAGGGCGGAGCTGTGTCCCGGTACAACCAAACACCAGACGTCCGAGGCCTTCGTCATCAACAAGTGTAACTCGACGGCAAGAAGTTCTTGGTCAAAAGGCGAACAG GTCAAGATGGAGTGCTCAAAAAATACAATTTCGCCATACACACCCATTTCTACCTTCTTCGTTAATGGTGACAACATGGCGGCTTTCTTCATTGGTTGCACGGCAACTGCTGATGGCGAAAACACTGGTCTTACA ataGCGGTACAAACTTGCCTTTATGCTCCAATGGTCATGCAATTGAATGAAACAACTACTCCAAAGATGTCAGATTTTTATACTATACTACTGTAA